GCACCGACTTCGCCTTCGCCAGTTGTAGCTGCCTCAACGAAGCCACGATCTCGTTCACCGACGAGCCGGCTTGCCACGACGTTCGCCGCAGCTTCGTGCTGCTCGGCGATATTGGCGGAGACTCGGTCGACGGAGACATCGGCGGCGACGTAGGCGATGAAGCCAGAGTATTGGCGAGGTACGTTTGTAGGCAGTTTGACTCGGCAGCCGCGGTCGACGGGGAACACTTCTGGTGCTGCTGCGGCGTCGGCACCAGGCGGAGCTGGTCGGGTGTGTGGGCGAAGAAGCAAACGCGGCGGAGGCAGGCCGTGCCGTCCTTGCAGGGCTGGGTGCGGTATCGCTCCGGGTGGAGCCAACACTCGAACACGCCGTGTGCGAACTCACAACCGTCGCCGCGCTTGCACCCACCGGCCTTTCGGAATTCCGGGCACGGGGCGCCGGAGTACCGTTGCTTCTGAGGGTCGCGGCGACGGGCCTTCTCGCCCGGGTGCGCGAAGGGACACTCGGTCCAGTCGTGGGCTCGCCCCCGGCCGCACCGTCGCACCTTGAACTCATACATCCGGAACTCATCGGAAGCGTATGCGTCCACCACCGGCGGTGAGTCCTCACCTGCCTCCTCTCCAAAATAAAGCTGCAGCGCAGCGAGAGCTGCATCGTCGAAGAGGCCGTCGCCGGTCGCCGTATCCTCGAGAGAGAACCAAGGAGGAACGTGCACGGTCGGATTTTGATGGTTGACCCCTCGCCCAATCATCATCATCGTCTTCCTCTCCCGCTCGGTCGCCTTGTTACTCTTCCGTCGAACTCTGCCTGACGCTCCACGGTGTTTAAATCGGGAAGGCGGTGACTGGAGTTGGACTACTAACCCAACCGCGGTTAATAAATATCTAGAGTTCTTCAACGTCTGAAAACTGACGGCGTCGAGCTCAAGACGTAACCTCACCCGACTTCTCGTCCCCACTTCGTATTGGTTTCCAGTACATAACGGTACGCAAGACCCGGGCCCATACATCCACCCATTAAAATTGAAGGTA
This window of the Zingiber officinale cultivar Zhangliang chromosome 3B, Zo_v1.1, whole genome shotgun sequence genome carries:
- the LOC122056433 gene encoding zinc finger CCCH domain-containing protein 20-like — encoded protein: MYGPGSCVPLCTGNQYEVGTRSRVRLRLELDAVSFQTLKNSRYLLTAVGLVVQLQSPPSRFKHRGASGRVRRKSNKATERERKTMMMIGRGVNHQNPTVHVPPWFSLEDTATGDGLFDDAALAALQLYFGEEAGEDSPPVVDAYASDEFRMYEFKVRRCGRGRAHDWTECPFAHPGEKARRRDPQKQRYSGAPCPEFRKAGGCKRGDGCEFAHGVFECWLHPERYRTQPCKDGTACLRRVCFFAHTPDQLRLVPTPQQHQKCSPSTAAAESNCLQTYLANTLASSPTSPPMSPSTESPPISPSSTKLRRTSWQAGSSVNEIVASLRQLQLAKAKSVPSSWAFQATGSGGGFSSPTAGFNSGFYSTPSTPTSTGWLEEEEAPKRVESGRPLRAKMFERLSKESIFEMAEAATPDVQWVSELLQ